The Nocardia sp. NBC_00508 nucleotide sequence CACCACTGGGGTGCCCTGATGGCACGCCACCGCCGCTTGGTCATCACGGCCTGGGTCGTACTGATGATCGCGTGCGGCGCAGTTTTCCCGCTCGTGGCCGGCCAGCTGAAGGCCCCGAACTACGGGGTGGACCAAGCGGCGTCGACGCGAGCCTCGACACTGGTCCAACGGCATTTCTCCGGCCTGGGTAACGAGCAGGACGTCATTGTGTTCGACAGTCCGGACGGCACTGTCGCCGATCCCGGCCGGCGGGCCGTCGTCGATCGCGTGCTGGCGGCGGCCCGCGCCGAAACCGGGGTGGTCACCGTGGTCGGGCCGTTCGATCCGATCGCGAAGAATCAGGTATCCGAGGATGGGCACGCGGCATTGGCGCTGGTCGGCTTGGAGGGTGACGCGAGCTCGCTGCCCGCGCGCGCGGCCGCCTTACAGCGGGCAGTCGCCGGAGCCGCCGGGGCGGGCGTGACGGCGAATGTGACCGGCTTCTCGCCGATTACGAACGATCTCACCGCGGTGGAGACCGCAGCGACAACCGAGGCCGAGTCGATCGGCCTGCCTCTCGCGCTGGTGATCCTGGTGCTGGCCTTCGGCGCCGCGCTGGCCGCCGCGTTGCCGCTGCTGCTCGCCATCGCCGGGCTCACCCTCACCTTCGGTGTGCTCTACCTGCTCAGCTTCGGGCTGACCTTCGACGCCTTCCTGATCACCATCGTCACGATGATCGGCACCGGAATCGGCATCGATTACGCGATGTTCATCGTCAGCCGGTTCCGCGAAGAACTCGCCCGGCGCGCGATCACCGGACGCGACCCGGCGGCGATCGCCGAGGCCACCGGGGTCGCCATCGCCACCTCGGGCCGCACGATTGCGTTTTCCGGTGTGGTGGTGGGCATTTCGGTGTGTTCGTTCTTCATCATGGAGTCACCGATCTTCCGGGAGGTCGGCACCGGCGTCCTCGTGTCGGTGATCTGCACGCTGATCGCCGCGCTGACGCTGTTGCCCGCCGTCCTGGCCGTTCTCGGGCCTCGGGTGAACAAGTGGCAGTTGCCCCCGAAATGGCGCCCCGCCGATGCGCGCTCGGACTCCGGTGCCGCGCAAGGCCTGTGGGCGCACTGGGCGCACCTGGTGATGCGCCGTCCGGTCCTGTTCGCGACGGCGGCGGGGGCCATTCTGGTGGTCGCCGCGCTCCCGATCGGGAGCCTGCGCTACGGCATCGATCTCGGTACCACGTCCATGGGCGACCAGCCGACGGCCCGGGCGCAGCTCGTTCTCGACCGTTCGTTCTCCCCCGGCGCGGTGTCCCCGGTTCAGGTTGTCATCACCGGGCCCGGCGACGACGCGCTCGACAACACGGGCCGGCAGCAGGCCCATGTCCTCGCGACCACCTTGTCCGGGGATCACCGCGTCGGTGACATCGAAACCCTGAGCAATGATGGTCGAATTCTGCTCAACGTGGTGCCGAAGGTAGCCATCGACTCGGGGGAAGCTATCGCCCTGGTCCGCCACATTCGCGACGACCTGGCCGGGGGTATGCCGGATACACAGGTTCTGGTCGGCGGGGCGACAGCGGCTTTCGTCGATCTGTCCGACGAGACCACGCAGAAGCTGCCCTGGGTCATCATGCTGGTCCTCGGCATG carries:
- a CDS encoding MMPL family transporter; the protein is MARHRRLVITAWVVLMIACGAVFPLVAGQLKAPNYGVDQAASTRASTLVQRHFSGLGNEQDVIVFDSPDGTVADPGRRAVVDRVLAAARAETGVVTVVGPFDPIAKNQVSEDGHAALALVGLEGDASSLPARAAALQRAVAGAAGAGVTANVTGFSPITNDLTAVETAATTEAESIGLPLALVILVLAFGAALAAALPLLLAIAGLTLTFGVLYLLSFGLTFDAFLITIVTMIGTGIGIDYAMFIVSRFREELARRAITGRDPAAIAEATGVAIATSGRTIAFSGVVVGISVCSFFIMESPIFREVGTGVLVSVICTLIAALTLLPAVLAVLGPRVNKWQLPPKWRPADARSDSGAAQGLWAHWAHLVMRRPVLFATAAGAILVVAALPIGSLRYGIDLGTTSMGDQPTARAQLVLDRSFSPGAVSPVQVVITGPGDDALDNTGRQQAHVLATTLSGDHRVGDIETLSNDGRILLNVVPKVAIDSGEAIALVRHIRDDLAGGMPDTQVLVGGATAAFVDLSDETTQKLPWVIMLVLGMSLLFLLVIFRSIAVPVKAVLMNLLATAAATGLTVAVFQWGYGAEVLGFTSPGFLQVYIPITVFVLLFGLSMDYEVFLIRRIQEAWEDSHDTDSAIAVGIEHTARPITAAAAIMVAVFGSFLIAPVPELKQFGFSLAIAIAIDATLVRLVLVPALIKLFGDWNWWLPAGLDRVLPRVGRRTQDAVDAS